In Seonamhaeicola sp. S2-3, the genomic window TGCGTATTGTACTGCAATTTTTCTAACAGCCATTACTAACATAACAGAAGCAAGAATAATAACAAACCAAATAACTAATTCAAAAAGAATAAGCATTACGTTATTACCTTCCATTCTAGTTGCTGCGTTTTGAAGAAAGGCTTGTGGCAATGTAGCAATAATACCAACCATAATTAATAATGAAATACCATTACCAATACCTTTGTCTGTGATTTTTTCACCTAACCACATTGCAAAAATACACCCTGTAACTAAAATACTTACAGATGAAAAATAGAACAACGGTCCTGTTCCTAATAAAAAGGCACTTTGTGGCACACCTAAACTAGGCAAACTAGCTAAATAGGTTGGAGATTGAAACAAACATATTGCAATAGTTAACCAACGTGTTATTTGAGTAATTTTCTTTTGACCACTAGCACCTTCCTTTTGCAACTTTTGCAAATAAGGAATAGCAATACCCATTAACTGTACAACAATAGAAGCAGAAATGTATGGCATAATACCTAATGCAAACACAGATGCTCTTGATAAAGCTCCACCAGTAAAGGCACTAAGTAAACCAAGGATTCCCGTTTCAGTATTAGCCCCTAATTCACTTAATTGACCTGCATCTATACCAGGCAATGTAACTTGAGTACCAAAACGATAAACTAATAACAAACCAAGTGTAACTATGATTCTGTTTCTTAGTTCCTCTATTTTCCAAACATTTTTTATTGATTCTATGAATTTCATACTGTAATAGGGTCTTATAATGTTACAGCTTCTCCTCCTGCAGCTTCAATAGCAGCTTTTGCTGAAGCAGTAAACTTATGAGCAGATACTTTTAATTTAGCTTTTAATTCTCCTCTACCTAAAATTTTAACTAGATCATTTTTTCCAGCTAACCTGTTAGATAAAATAACATCTAAATCTACAGTATCTTTAATTTTCTTATCGTCAACCAATTGTTGTAATGTATCTAAATTGATACCTTGATATTCAACACGGTTTATATTTTTAAAGCCAAATTTAGGCACACGTCTTTGAAGCGGCATTTGACCACCTTCAAAACCTAATTTTTTAGAATAACCAGAACGTGACTTGGCACCTTTGTGACCACGTGTAGCGGTACCACCTTTTCCAGAACCTTGTCCTCTACCTACTCTTTTTCCTTGACTTTTTACTGAACCTTGTGCAGGTTTTAAATTACTTAAATCCATTTCAGTTTTGTATTATTTTGCTTCTTCAACAGAAACTAAATGTGAAACTTTAGCAATCATTCCAAGAATGTTTGGAGTTGCCTCGTGTTCTTTAACTTGTCCAATCTTTTTAAGACCAAGAGCTTCTAAAGTTCTTTTTTGTCTTTGCGTACGATTGATAGCGCTTTTAACCTTTGTTACTTTAATCTTTCCCATGATTGATTTTATTAAGCGTTAAAAACTTTTTCAAGTGAAATACCTCTATCTTTGGCAATAGTATTAGCATCTCTTAATTGTAATAAAGCATCAAATGTTGCTTTTACAACGTTATGTGGGTTAGAAGACCCTTGAGATTTTGATAATACATCATGTACACCAACTGCTTCAAGAACTGTTCTTACAGCACCACCAGCAATTACACCTGTACCAGGAGCAGCAGGAATAATATTTACTCTTGCACCACCATACTTACCTTTTTGCTCATGTGGTAAAGTTCCTTTTCTTATAGGGATACGAACTAGGTTTTTCTTAGCATCTTCTACGGCTTTTGCTATTGCACTAGCAACGTCTTTAGATTTTCCTAAACCTTGTCCTACAACACCAGCCTCATCACCAACTACTACAATTGCTGAGAAACCAAATGCTCTACCACCTTTAGTTACTTTTGTAACTCTTTGTACACCAACTAAACGATCTTTAAGATCTAATCCACCTGGTTTTACTAATTCTACACTTTTATATTTTTGATACATAATTTCTTAGAATTTAAGTCCTGCTTCTCTAGCGCCGTCAGCTAATGATTTTACTCTTCCGTGATATAAATACCCTCCTCTATCAAAAGCAATAGTTTCAACACCAGCTTTTAAAGCTTTTTCTGCAATAGCTTTTCCTACTAAAGCTGCTTTTTCAATTTTAGTACCTTTTGCAGAACTAATTTCTTTATCTCTTGAAGATGCAGCACTAATAGTGTTACCAGTTACATCATCTACAATTTGAGCATAAATTTCTTTATTGCTTCTATAAACAGCTAATCTTGGTCTTGCTTCTGTACCAGAAACAACCTTACGGATCCTGTTTTTTATTCTTAATCTTCTTTGATTCTTTGTTAATGCCATAACTAATTTATTAAGCTGATTTACCTGCTTTTCTTCTTATTTCTTCACCAACAAACTTGATACCTTTACCTTTGTATGGTTCTGGTTTTCTAAAACCTCGAATTTTGGCTGCTACCTGCCCAACAAGTTGCTTATCGTGAGATGTTAGTTTAACTATTGGGTTTTTACCTTTTTCACTTACTGTTTCAACTTTAACTTCTGGAGCTAAACTCATAACAATATTGTGTGAAAAACCTAAAGCTAAATCAAGTTTTTGCCCTTGATTAGTAGCTCTGTAACCTACACCTACTAATTCTAATTCTTTGGTCCATCCTTTTGATACACCTTCAATCATGTTATTGATTAAAGATCTGTATAAACCATGTTTAGATTTGTTATCTTTATTATCAGAAGAGCGTGTAACGTAAACATTACCTTCTTCAACTTTAACATTTACAGTATCAAAGTTTTGAGTTAATTCTCCTAATTTACCTTTTACTGTAATTACGTTATCCTTTACTTCTACAGTAACTCCTTCTGGAATTGCAACTGGGTTATTTCCTATTCTACTCATGTCTTTCTCCCTTTTTTAGTAAACGTAACATAAAACTTCTCCACCTACATTATCCCTTTTGGCTTGTTTACCTGTCATTACTCCATGAGAAGTAGAAACTATGGCTATACCAAGACCATTAAGAATTCTAGGTAATTCTTTTGCACCTGCATACTTACGTAAACCTGGTTTACTTATTCTTTGAATTTTCTTAATTACAGGCTCTTTAGTAACACTATTATATTTAAGTGCTATTTTAATAGTGCCTTGTGTTGTAGAATCATCAAATTTATAACTTAAAATATATCCTTGTTCAAATAATATTTTAGTTATGTCTTTCTTTAAATTAGACGCAGGAATCTCAACCACTCTGTGGCCAGCACGCACTGCATTTCTAATTCTTGTTAAATAATCCGCAATTGGATCTGTGTACATAATTAATTGATTTAGTGATTTTGGTTTTCAGTGTTGGTTACTGAACCTTAAATCTGATTATTTTAAATAATATTACCAACTAGCTTTTCTAACACCAGGAATAAGGCCTTTGTTTGCCATTTCTCTAAACATTACACGAGAAATACCAAAATCTCTCATATATCCTTTAGGTCTTCCTGTTAATTTACATCTATTATGCATACGAATTGGAGAAGCATTTTTTGGTAACTTTTGCAATGCTTCATAATCTCCAGCTTCTTTTAAAGCTTTACGTTTTGCAGCATATTTAGCTACTGTTTTAGCTCTTTTTACCTCACGGGCTTTCATTGATTCTTTAGCCATGTCTTAGTTCTTTTTAAAAGGTAATCCTAATTCGGTTAATAATGATTTTGCTTCTTTATCTGTTTCGGCAGATGTTACAAATGTAATATCCATTCCAGAAATTTTATTAACTTTATCTATATTAATTTCTGGGAATATTATTTGCTCAGTAATTCCTAAATTGTAATTACCTCTTCCGTCAAAACCAGTAGCTTTAATTCCGTTAAAATCTCTTACACGTGGTAAAGCAGATGTTACTAAACGGTCTAAAAACTCATACATTCTTTCGCCACGTAAAGTAACTTTAGCTCCAATTGGCATACCTTTACGTAATTTAAAAGATGCAACGTCTTTCTTTGAAATAGTTGCTACAGCTTTTTGTCCTGAAATAGCAGTTAACTCTTCTACAGCGTAGTCAATTAACTTTTTATCAGCAACGGCTGCACCTACTCCTTTAGAAATAACTATTTTTTCTAGTTTAGGAACTTGCATTACATTTTTGTATCCAAATTCTTCTGTAAGAGCTGAAATTACTCTGCTTTTATACTCTTCTTTAAGTCTTGGTGAATATGCCATAACTATATTACTTCATTAGATTTTACTGAAAATCTCACTTTCTTATCACCTTCTATTCTGAACCCAACTCTTGTTGTTTCTCCTGAAGAGGTTAACAATGATAAGTTAGATATATGAATTGGTGCTTCTTTTTCTACAATACCACCTTGAGGGTTTTGTGCACTTGGTTTTGTGTGTTTTTTCACCATGTTCACACCTTCTACTATGGCTTTGTTTGTATCTTTAAATACCTTTTGTACTTTACCTTCAGATCCTTTGTGGTCTCCGGCAATTACTCTTACGGTATCTCCTGATTTAATTTTAAGCTTTGTCATCTTAAATAATGTATTAAAGCACCTCTGGTGCTAATGATACAATCTTCATGAATTGTTTATCACGAAGTTCTCTTGCAACAGGACCAAATACGCGTGTTCCTCTCATTTCACCGGTTGGGTTTAATAAAACACATGCGTTATCATCAAATCTTATATAAGATCCGTCTGGTCTTCTTACTTCCTTTACGGTACGTACTACTACTGCAGTAGAAACTGCTCCTTTTTTAATGTTTCCATTAGGCGTTGCATCTTTAACAGAAACAACTATTTTGTCTCCTACTGTAGCGTATCTTCTGTTAGTACCACCTAGAACACGTATTGTTAATACTTCTTTTGCTCCAGTGTTATCTGCTACTTTAAGTCTTGATTCTTGTTGTACCATAATTACTTAGCTCTTTCAATTATTTCAACTAATCTCCAACATTTAGATTTACTTAAAGGACGAGTTTCCATAATCCTTACTGTATCTCCTTCGTTGCAGTCGTTTTTTTCATCGTGTGCAACGTACTTCTTCGTTTTTAAAACGAATTTTCCATACATAGGGTGTTTTACTTTTTTAACCTCAGAAACC contains:
- the secY gene encoding preprotein translocase subunit SecY, coding for MKFIESIKNVWKIEELRNRIIVTLGLLLVYRFGTQVTLPGIDAGQLSELGANTETGILGLLSAFTGGALSRASVFALGIMPYISASIVVQLMGIAIPYLQKLQKEGASGQKKITQITRWLTIAICLFQSPTYLASLPSLGVPQSAFLLGTGPLFYFSSVSILVTGCIFAMWLGEKITDKGIGNGISLLIMVGIIATLPQAFLQNAATRMEGNNVMLILFELVIWFVIILASVMLVMAVRKIAVQYARRTASGGYEKAAVGGSRQYIPLKLNASGVMPIIFAQAIMFVPSLIGGSSFLKDTSAGAWLQTNFADIFGFWYNLVFALLIIVFTYFYTAITVPTNKMADDLKRSGGFIPGIRPGSETAEYLDKIMSQITLPGSIFLALIAVFPAFIVKLMDVSQGWALFFGGTSLLIMVGVAIDTAQQVNSYLLNRHYDGLMKTGKNRKAIA
- the rplO gene encoding 50S ribosomal protein L15, which gives rise to MDLSNLKPAQGSVKSQGKRVGRGQGSGKGGTATRGHKGAKSRSGYSKKLGFEGGQMPLQRRVPKFGFKNINRVEYQGINLDTLQQLVDDKKIKDTVDLDVILSNRLAGKNDLVKILGRGELKAKLKVSAHKFTASAKAAIEAAGGEAVTL
- the rpmD gene encoding 50S ribosomal protein L30 gives rise to the protein MGKIKVTKVKSAINRTQRQKRTLEALGLKKIGQVKEHEATPNILGMIAKVSHLVSVEEAK
- the rpsE gene encoding 30S ribosomal protein S5 is translated as MYQKYKSVELVKPGGLDLKDRLVGVQRVTKVTKGGRAFGFSAIVVVGDEAGVVGQGLGKSKDVASAIAKAVEDAKKNLVRIPIRKGTLPHEQKGKYGGARVNIIPAAPGTGVIAGGAVRTVLEAVGVHDVLSKSQGSSNPHNVVKATFDALLQLRDANTIAKDRGISLEKVFNA
- the rplR gene encoding 50S ribosomal protein L18, with translation MALTKNQRRLRIKNRIRKVVSGTEARPRLAVYRSNKEIYAQIVDDVTGNTISAASSRDKEISSAKGTKIEKAALVGKAIAEKALKAGVETIAFDRGGYLYHGRVKSLADGAREAGLKF
- the rplF gene encoding 50S ribosomal protein L6, with product MSRIGNNPVAIPEGVTVEVKDNVITVKGKLGELTQNFDTVNVKVEEGNVYVTRSSDNKDNKSKHGLYRSLINNMIEGVSKGWTKELELVGVGYRATNQGQKLDLALGFSHNIVMSLAPEVKVETVSEKGKNPIVKLTSHDKQLVGQVAAKIRGFRKPEPYKGKGIKFVGEEIRRKAGKSA
- the rpsH gene encoding 30S ribosomal protein S8, with translation MYTDPIADYLTRIRNAVRAGHRVVEIPASNLKKDITKILFEQGYILSYKFDDSTTQGTIKIALKYNSVTKEPVIKKIQRISKPGLRKYAGAKELPRILNGLGIAIVSTSHGVMTGKQAKRDNVGGEVLCYVY
- the rpsN gene encoding 30S ribosomal protein S14, producing MAKESMKAREVKRAKTVAKYAAKRKALKEAGDYEALQKLPKNASPIRMHNRCKLTGRPKGYMRDFGISRVMFREMANKGLIPGVRKASW
- the rplE gene encoding 50S ribosomal protein L5 translates to MAYSPRLKEEYKSRVISALTEEFGYKNVMQVPKLEKIVISKGVGAAVADKKLIDYAVEELTAISGQKAVATISKKDVASFKLRKGMPIGAKVTLRGERMYEFLDRLVTSALPRVRDFNGIKATGFDGRGNYNLGITEQIIFPEINIDKVNKISGMDITFVTSAETDKEAKSLLTELGLPFKKN
- the rplX gene encoding 50S ribosomal protein L24 produces the protein MTKLKIKSGDTVRVIAGDHKGSEGKVQKVFKDTNKAIVEGVNMVKKHTKPSAQNPQGGIVEKEAPIHISNLSLLTSSGETTRVGFRIEGDKKVRFSVKSNEVI
- the rplN gene encoding 50S ribosomal protein L14, which encodes MVQQESRLKVADNTGAKEVLTIRVLGGTNRRYATVGDKIVVSVKDATPNGNIKKGAVSTAVVVRTVKEVRRPDGSYIRFDDNACVLLNPTGEMRGTRVFGPVARELRDKQFMKIVSLAPEVL
- the rpsQ gene encoding 30S ribosomal protein S17 encodes the protein METRNLRKERIGVVTSNKMQKSIVVSEVKKVKHPMYGKFVLKTKKYVAHDEKNDCNEGDTVRIMETRPLSKSKCWRLVEIIERAK